The genome window TTTCTCAGTTTCTCTAATGTTACGCTGACGGTAACGTCTTATTTCTTGCAGAATTCGATTTCGTAATTTCTACTTTCTCCATGTTTGTTTTCTGCcaatctttaatttatattttctcttttaattttttttttccttctggcgcttgtcctttttttttttttttttttagtagggTAGAAAGGAAACTGTGTATGAATGTATATGCTGCTATATAGAACACAGGCAATGAAAATGAGGCTGTAAAGATTAAAGGTTGATTATGGCTAGTTGGGGTACTAAATTTGCTATGCATatagattttattttgttttgagtgaaaataattGGGTGAGAGTGGATGGAATTCTGGATGGCTACTAAATTTGTCAGGTGGATGTAGCCATGTTATTCTTAGTGCTTCATATTTCATCTTTCAAATCATACATTAATAAAGGTTTCTTTTCTCTTGTTCAAGGCTTCAGGAAATTAGAGTACTCCTAGGTTGGTCTAGACTTTTAGCTTCAGATTAGATGTCTAAGTACTAAAGTATGCCAACAGAACCAGTTTAGTCATTGGTAGAATTATTGTGCTGGTGGTTGTTTTTGATTTAGAATGAGGCTAAGAATATGAAATGTTGATAAAACTGGCCACTTATAGTTGGTTGAGGTAATTCTACATTTCTACTTTCTCTATGTTCTATATGTTTGTTGTTGTTTGGGGATGGACTCATGAGGTTTTGGTAACAAGTGTTTGTGGCATAGCCTGTAATGCTTCTTGTGGCTAAATGATTTGTAATGCAAACCCATTGATGAGCTCTTAACGAATCTTTCTTTTGTTTCCTGTGCCTGAAATGTGGGATGACCTCCTTGGCTCCTTGTGAGTTGTCTTTCTGAATTCTGGGTAATCTGTAAATCTTGAAATTGGTTTCGTGTTCTAGCTTGTACTAgagtttttccttttttccgtTTTATGATCTGAACTTGTGCTTGTTGCAGTAGTTTCCATCAGCGTTTGGGGATGCAAGATCAGAGGATGGTGCTACCTGAGGAAACTTTAGTTCCAAAGTCACGGAAAAAGAAAGCCTCTGCACAAAAGACTTCCATTTCGCAAAATCAAGGGGACACTTTGAGCAGGATGCAAGACACGCACTTAACATCTATTCAAGTAGGGAAGAAGGCTTCCAAAAGAGGTCAGGCAGTGGATGCTTCTACTTCAGGAGATGACTATCGGGCATTGAGAAGAAAATACTTGCTGCTAGAAGAGGAAAGCTTCACACTTGGAAAAGAGTTAATGGAAGTTGAAGATGACATCAAGGCTCTCGAAGAGGAGAAGTTGGGACTTCTGGATGAGCTTGTTGTGTTGGAAGGTCTAGTTGACCCTTCGCAGATTCAGTCCCATGGCCAACAATTACAATAAAGAGGTTTTCACTACCCATTTCGCTAGTATACTGCTTTACACTAGTTAAATGTTAGATTTTGATAAGTATATCCATTGTTTTACATGTATTATAATACTTCTAAAGTTGGTTTGTGTGACAAATGAGTGAGGCTGAATCCAGTATTGTCTCCATTTGCAACTTTCTTTTCTACCTAGCCCTCTAGTGAAGCAGTGTGAGTActtatattttatcattttgttATAAAAACTAAAACTTAATACATCTCCAGCTTTGACTTgactttagttttattttattttatagtcaTGTTAAGTAGGATtgatcatttttaatataaattatttgcaAATGATTTAAACCATTTACAAATGACCTGGTTGGACGTTGATGCAGACATAGTTGTCCAATTATTATTAGCAAGATTGGCAGACATTTTGATTCAATCTTACTTTTTGCAAGTTTGGACCTGATTGGACCTCAACAAGAGCTTATCATGTCTTTTCTCcaattattaacttattattgttgttgtttgtcCAATGATTTGGTTATAGCATATAAGCATTTAAGGTTTACTTTAAATTAAACACCATGAGACAAAATTTCCAAAAACCAGAACAAAGTACCACAAAAAAATCTGATAATTACAAGTATTCTAATACTTCTAAGTTGGTTTAATGTAATCCATGGTGTTGCCCATTTGCACATTGTTTTCTATATGATCTCTTCTTTGCAATTATCCTTTAGTTGCTCCATGGCCTTCATCTTTCAGCTTCCTAACCCATAGGACCCTTCTTGGAGCCTGCAACTCTGACAACCAGAGGGGATGTGACCCTATGTCTTCTGTTCCTCCACGAGAAAGACCCGAAAACATAGCCTTGTGATGGAGCAGCCACTGTGATATTCAGAGTGAACTTGCGCTTCTGACCGAAGTGAGTGAAGGCTAGTCTTCTAGGCACAACAGTCACATTGATTCCTCTTGGAGGGAATACTATTACCTTGTATACACTTCTTGGCCTCCCCACGTTTGTCACGGTTCTGGTTACAGAAAAATGGTTTCTGAGGTGTGGAACTGCAATTGATGGATAGTTGAGTGCAGATGGTGATGATAGTGTTTGATCACAAGTGCTGTTGTCTCCCGTGACCAAATGCAGTGTTTTCTCGTCATAACCGATTGAGCAGAGGAAGGCTCTGTAATCCACTGGGTGTGCCTCATAGACCAAACCGGGATCAAGAACTCTTCTTGGATTAACAAAGCCAGAACCAAAGTCAAATGCATTAGCTCTTCTTCCATCAGGATCTGCTGTGATTGGTTTGCGATGCTTGTTCATAACAGTGGCTGCATTGACAACCATGAGTTTTAGATGTAATCTAAAAGAACTTATggcacgtttggttcgcggaataggccaggaatggaatagcattcccagtaataggccTATGCAGGTTATTTCTAACTGTTATTCTTTATAGATGGTAATTATTGATACATTTAATCACTCATTATatcaaaccaaaaataaaaataaaacctgTTGTCATGATTGCAGACTTGATTGCAGAAGGAGACCACGATGGATGCACAGCTTTTACCAAGGCTGCTATCCCTGTTACATGGGGACAAGCCATTGAAGTTCCAGAAAGAATGTTAAAATCCATATTTGAAATTGCAGGAGACCAAGCTGCCAGGATATTCAAACCGGGAGCTGCAACATCGGGCTGCAAAACAAGTCAGGAACGTTGAACTGTAGCGCCATGACTATAAAGATCGTTTCAAAAGCTTGAGCATGAAATGCAGGTTCAGGGGTATGTGCGTTACCTTCAAAATTTCTGGAGTTACAGAATTAGGgccttttgaagaaaaggcagccATATAAGGAGCAGCTCGAGTTCCTATAACGGTCTTAGCAGAGAGAATCCTCGACATAGGCTGGCTGTTGGAATTAgggaaatgtgtgaatatagagagGTAAGAAAATAGAACAACTTATGAATTGAAAGTCAATTTCATATCCACTATCATGCTTTTATTACTGTAAGAACTAACATCCAAAAATGATGAATGAAAAGCAGTTTGACAGCTCTGTTAAACTAACTAACCGTGTTCTCCTAATGTAAGAAAGGATCTTATTGCCAACCCGTCTCCCAACAGTTGCTGCAGGGATTGAAAAGGGAATGGCAACATCATTATTTGCGTCATCTATAAGAACCATCCCAATCCCGCCAGCCTTTCTAACCACCGAGCCTTTTGCAAGCTTCGACTCTGTTGAGCTTCCGGCATGTCTGCACACAAGAATCTTCCCTTCGGCCTTGGTTCTATTCAAAGAACTCTCCAAGCAGTAACTAGTGGAAAGGGTTggagacacaaaaaaaaaaaaaaaaaacaactttagATTATTGTTCAATGGATACATATCTAAATTTCACAAACAGCCAAGTACCTTTCGCTTCACCTGGATTGATAAGGAGTGAAGAATCCACTAAAAGCCTGAGCAGCAGAAATGATTCTTGCAGACGTATTCATTTGATGAGTGCTAAGACTTTCGCCCTTCCAATAACCAAGAGATCTATAAGAACATCGCAGTTAATCTTTAAATTCACACGCATCTAAAGACTGTTGTTACCGTGAAGTGAGTTCTGTTCCCAAGGATGATATCCGACGTGAATTCTCTGTCAGTTGAACTAGCGGCAACTGTAACCAACCAAGGAGCAACGTTAGTCGCTGATCCCACAGCTCCTTGGTTTCCAACCGAGGAAACCACGGTTATTCCGTGTCTTACAGCATGAAACGACCCCACAGAGATAGCATCATCGAAATAATCTCCCTGAGGGGCATCTGGACCCAAAGATAGAGACAGGACTTTAACCCCATCTCTAATTGCATCATCAAATGCCGCCAACATATCTGCATCGTAGCAACCGGATATCCAACACGTCTTATACACCGCTATCCTGGCCATAGGCGCACCGCCTCTGGCTTCTCCAGATGCCAATCCTCTATAATTTATGTTCGCTACATAGCGACCAGCTGCTGTTGAAGCCGTGTGGCTGCCATGGCCATTACTGTCCCTAGCTGACCTAAAGGTTATGGTCTTCCCAGAACTTTCTTCTTCGGCTTCATAGCCACTCAAGTAATATCTAGCGCCAATTATTTTCCTACAAAAGCCAATAATTGCTCAAACTTCGCATTCACTTAACTAATCGATAATCCCCAAGAAATGGAAGGCAAAAGCCAACAACCAAAAACCTGTTACATGTCGATGCATTGAACGCCTCCCCTGGTTGGCATTCCCCCTTCCATCCAGCAGGCACCGGAGGCA of Ipomoea triloba cultivar NCNSP0323 chromosome 3, ASM357664v1 contains these proteins:
- the LOC116013434 gene encoding uncharacterized protein LOC116013434 isoform X1, coding for MLIKLATYSWLSSFHQRLGMQDQRMVLPEETLVPKSRKKKASAQKTSISQNQGDTLSRMQDTHLTSIQVGKKASKRGQAVDASTSGDDYRALRRKYLLLEEESFTLGKELMEVEDDIKALEEEKLGLLDELVVLEGLVDPSQIQSHGQQLQ
- the LOC116013434 gene encoding uncharacterized protein LOC116013434 isoform X2, with protein sequence MEFWMATKFVSSFHQRLGMQDQRMVLPEETLVPKSRKKKASAQKTSISQNQGDTLSRMQDTHLTSIQVGKKASKRGQAVDASTSGDDYRALRRKYLLLEEESFTLGKELMEVEDDIKALEEEKLGLLDELVVLEGLVDPSQIQSHGQQLQ
- the LOC116013434 gene encoding uncharacterized protein LOC116013434 isoform X4 — translated: MQDQRMVLPEETLVPKSRKKKASAQKTSISQNQGDTLSRMQDTHLTSIQVGKKASKRGQAVDASTSGDDYRALRRKYLLLEEESFTLGKELMEVEDDIKALEEEKLGLLDELVVLEGLVDPSQIQSHGQQLQ
- the LOC116013433 gene encoding subtilisin-like protease SBT3.9, which translates into the protein MGSLRIPRKNVIFLCVCVLLSQIALCLSSKVYVVYMGRKGSDDDPDDLLKQHHYMLTTVHRGSLEEAKASHVYSYKNGFKGFAAKLTEEQAFEISKMPGVVSVFPNRKRTLHTTRSWDFMGLSSHDRMEIPGFSTENQVNVIIGFIDTGIWPESPSFSDADMPPVPAGWKGECQPGEAFNASTCNRKIIGARYYLSGYEAEEESSGKTITFRSARDSNGHGSHTASTAAGRYVANINYRGLASGEARGGAPMARIAVYKTCWISGCYDADMLAAFDDAIRDGVKVLSLSLGPDAPQGDYFDDAISVGSFHAVRHGITVVSSVGNQGAVGSATNVAPWLVTVAASSTDREFTSDIILGNRTHFTGESLSTHQMNTSARIISAAQAFSGFFTPYQSSYCLESSLNRTKAEGKILVCRHAGSSTESKLAKGSVVRKAGGIGMVLIDDANNDVAIPFSIPAATVGRRVGNKILSYIRRTRQPMSRILSAKTVIGTRAAPYMAAFSSKGPNSVTPEILKPDVAAPGLNILAAWSPAISNMDFNILSGTSMACPHVTGIAALVKAVHPSWSPSAIKSAIMTTATVMNKHRKPITADPDGRRANAFDFGSGFVNPRRVLDPGLVYEAHPVDYRAFLCSIGYDEKTLHLVTGDNSTCDQTLSSPSALNYPSIAVPHLRNHFSVTRTVTNVGRPRSVYKVIVFPPRGINVTVVPRRLAFTHFGQKRKFTLNITVAAPSQGYVFGSFSWRNRRHRVTSPLVVRVAGSKKGPMG
- the LOC116013434 gene encoding uncharacterized protein LOC116013434 isoform X3; translation: MWDDLLGSFSFHQRLGMQDQRMVLPEETLVPKSRKKKASAQKTSISQNQGDTLSRMQDTHLTSIQVGKKASKRGQAVDASTSGDDYRALRRKYLLLEEESFTLGKELMEVEDDIKALEEEKLGLLDELVVLEGLVDPSQIQSHGQQLQ